The Lolium rigidum isolate FL_2022 chromosome 1, APGP_CSIRO_Lrig_0.1, whole genome shotgun sequence region GATGCAGCTGGACTAGCTCAGTTGAGCCAAAGTGTTGAGGATGTGTTTTCGAGTGGTGATCTTCCAAAAGCTGCAGAAACCCTGGCAACCATGAGACATTGCTTGTCAGCAGTTGGGGAGGTACTGTACTCATCCTCTGTCTCTGCCTAATCAAGCATATATGCAGTACCTATTTATTTAGCTTAGTAAATGTTCCTTCCAGGTTGCAGAGTTTGCTAACGTGAGAAAGCAACTTGAAGTATTGGAAGAAAGGTTGGATGAAATGGTTCAGCCCCGTTTGTTGGATGCCCTTTCTAACCGCAAGGTTTCTATTCCGCAAATTAGCTCATTTATGTTAGCACTACATGAAACATCTTTATTTCATTTTGAACCTGTCCCTGTGCAATTGTGGTTGAAAGGTTGATGCTGTACAAGATCTCCGTGGTATATTGACACGTATTGGGAGGTTTAAGTCATTGGAGGTGCAATACACTAAGATCCATGTCAAGCCTCTGAAGAAACTTTGGGAAGATTTTGACCTAAAGCAAAGAGCCAACAGGATAGAGATGGAGAAGCGTGGTAGTGAAATCTCTAGTACTTCATTCTCGAGCTGGCTGCCAAGTTTCTATGATGAGACACTACTTTACCTTGAACAAGAGTGGAAGTGGTATGCCAGTGGGATCCTGCTTCTTTTTCTTATTCTGAGTTGACAAATACTTGTGCTTGTACATTAGTTAAACAAAGCTGGGCCACACAAAAAATGTTTGCACCACCGAACTCTTGTCTTTAAACTGAGTCTTCTAAAATGCTAATACTCACAGGTGCTCGACTGCTTTCCCTGAAGAATACAGATCACTAGTCCCAAAAGTACTTGTTGAGACTATGAGTGAGTTGAATTCAAGTTTTGTCTCTCGTGTTAATATAGCAACTGGAGATGCTGTTCCTGAAACCAGATCTGTTGCAAAAGGTACGCGTTGCATATTTGTTTGTTTATTTGACATGTTAGTAGTCTTTTTCTTATTTGTCATAGTATTAGTTTTGTTCCTTAGTTAattgacttatcttctccatctCCAGGTGTACTGGATGTTATATCTGGCGACTTACCAAAAAGCACCAAGTTGCAGAATAAACATCTTGCCGCACTAATCGAATTGCACAACATGACTGGCACTTTTGCTAGGAACATTCAGCACTTATTTTCAGAATCAGATCTTGGAGTTGTGCTGAATACATTAAAAGCTATTTATACCCCATATGAAACCTTCAAAGTGAGGTAAGCACTTGAGTTGTTTCATCAAATAAAGACCAAGAGGAAAAATAAAGCTATGTGCATCTTGTGAGCACCTGTATTTATGACAACTTGTTGCTTTTGATGCATAATGTTTTCTGCATACCATTTTCATGTCATTAGGTATGGGCAGATGGAGCGCGCTGTGCTTTCTGCTGCGATGACAGGCATAGATATCCGTGGGGCTATCTCCCGTGGTGTAGGTGCACAGGGTATAGAGCTAAGTGAAACTGTCCGTAGAATGGAGGAATCCATCCCACAAATGATAGTTCTTCTTGAAGCAGCTGTTGAGAGATGCATTAGTCTCACTGGCGGATCAGAGGCAGATGAATTGATACTGGCTCTTGATGACACCATGCTGCAGTACATATCTAATCTACAAGAAACTTTAAAGTCTCTGAGAACGGTATGTGGGCTGGATAATACCGCACATAGTGATTCCTCAAAAAGAGATTCAGGATTGGAGAAAAAGGAAGCACCGCGACCGCTGGATGTTTCTGAAGAGGAAGAATGGTCTATTGTCCAGGGTGCTTTGCAGGTTCTTACAGTTGCTGATTGCTTAACGAGCAGAACCTCAGTTTTTGAAGCTTCTTTAAGGGCTACTCTTGCGAGGATTGGAACAAACTTCTCTGTTTCTGGATTTGGTTCTAGCATGGATAAATCACCCTCAGGGGTTGCTGATGAGAATTCGGGAGTACCCCTGGGTGGGAGGGCAGCACTTGATATTGCAACCATTCGTCTCACTAATCTACCAGACAAGTCTAAGAAACTCTTCGCCGTACTAGAACAGGCAAGTTACAAGCTTCTAAATTTCTTGCATTTAAGGTTGCAACGCAGGGGTCTTCACTTGTCTCTCTTATTGCAACTGTACATCTGAATACGCTAGTGATTGAACTTGCAATCACCACTGAATTCAACTTGCTAAATAAACCCTGCTCTTATTTAGGTAGCACTTGAAGTCCTGAGTTATTTGACTTTTTATCTGATGGTCCTGATTGCATATTCTTGTTGCAGTTAGTCAGCATATTCCTATGTTTTAGCACATGGCAAAATTTCTATTCTTGATAAATATGTAAAAGGCTTGAGCGAGCAATTGTCACAACGCCCTGTATCCTGAATACAGTGCATTGTTCAGTAATCCAGCTTGTTCGAGCTTTCCGCGCAGGCATGTTGGCAACGGAGGAGGGCCCCTCTTCACGTGCGCATGTTTGATATCTATCCATGCATGGATAGATAACAAATCATGCACATGTAAGATCACCACTTGTTATGCCAGGGTCTCCTTTTTCGAGTTGGTTACTGAGATCTTCTTGTTGAGCAACGTTTTCTTTGACCTATGCCATGATGCTCATGGGCAGCTTATCTCTTATTGGATTTCCTTTTCTAACTGGATTTTATTCTAAAGATGTGATCTTAGAGTCATTTGATGATATGTTTTGCTGCATCTTGAATGATGAGCTCAAACATATGGAGTAGAATTGCAGGGTTTGATTAGAATCCTTTCCTTTATTGTTGTATTACACTATTATTACTATAAGTTATTCAACTGTAGCATAGAACCTATTTATATCTGGCTTAATTCTTGCACATATGATTTTATTTGCCATCATCCTCTGTTCATTTAAAGAAAATAATTTCTGCTGTACAGTCAAAAGATCCAAGGTTCCACGCTCTTCCTGTCACATCACAAAGGGTTGCGGCCTTCTCAGACAAAGTAAACGAGCTTGTATACGATGTGCTCATATCTAAAGTCCGGCAGCGTCTCAGTGAGATTGCTCGCCTCCCAATCTGGTCATCCGTGGAGGAACAGGGTGGTCTTCCTCTGCCAAGCTTCAGTGCGTACCCACAAGCATATGTTACCAGCGTGGGTGAGTATCTCCTCACTTTACCACAGCAGTTGGAGCCACTTGCTGAAGGCATCTCAGGCAACGAGACTGGCAACGACGAGGCTCAGTTCTTTGCCACAGAGTGGATATTCAAGGTAAATGATATATTTGAAGTCACATGATCTTGATTTAGCATATTCAACAAGACTGTCCAAGTAAAATATGCCGTCGACAGATTTGGTCATGCTTCGGTGCTTAATTTTGCAAATTATGTAAAGGAAGTGTGGATTAGCTTGTTTAACAAAACAATACACTGAACCTTGAATTTAATTTTTGGTACTGACCTTTGTTTCTACGTCTCAGGTCGCGGAGGGTGCCACCGCTCTGTTCATGGAGCAGCTGCGCGGTATCCACTACATCACGGACCGAGGTGCCCTGCAGCTTGCCGCGGATATCGAGTACCTGAACAACGTCCTGTCGGCGCTCTCAATGCCGATCCCTCCATTCCTCTCCACCTTCCACGCCTGCATCTCGACCCCGAGAGACCAGGTCCGCAGCCTGATCAAATCGGACggcgggagccagctggacctccCCACCGCCCATCTGGTGTCCAAGATCCGACGCATCCCGTTAGACCAGTGAAAGAGTGCTGGTTGCTGTGTTATTTTTGCAAATCGTAGTTTTGTACAAGCATACGGATTCCAGTGTCCCACATACTGAACCATTGCTCCTGTGACCTTGATTTCTAcccttttctctctcttttggtGACAGTGAGCTTTGCCTTGTAAGTTGTAACTGTACTGCTTGCAGATATAGGAGAATAACATGATATTACAGAAGAGTTGAGCACTTGTTGCCCATCAGTTCGTTGACAAGAAACAACACATGGGAATTGTTAGTCGGCAGGTACTAGTGTCCCTGTTTGTGGTTGGTGAACTGTGAAATATTTGTGAACGGGTTTCTTGGTAATACCAGTACTTTTTTGACCGTTGCATCCAAACAGAACAACAGAAAATCTTGCTGCTACTACATCTGAACAAAATTCGTCACCACAGCATCCGAAAGGACTAGACTGTGTTAACTAAGTTTTTCTGAAAACCTGATGCAATTCGATACAGAGCTCATGTCTGATTGTGCTTCAGGCACTGGCACTTCTCCTGGAGTTCAAGTCCCTGGCGACACGAGTAGACGACAGGACAGGGGTCCAAGTTGTTTGCGTGAGCGCAAGTCCAGCCACGAGGCCGACGCCAGTGTCCACGAGAAAATAACACGAATCCTTTTTGAGTTTTTGTCCATTTTTCACTTGAACCAGGTAGTCGTTTTCTATCTGGTTCACGTCTGTCTATGTGGGCTCATCTCTTCCTTATCGACGCTGTGGGAGCAGAGCCACCCACGTCTTCCCCCTCCCCCCGAAATCCCCACGCAACTGCGCGGCACCGGAGGACAGCAGCCCGCCGCGGAGGACGAAAAATCTCTGCTCCTCGTCTCGTCACTGCCCTGCCCGCTACTTATACACTCCGCTCTCCTCGCCCCTCTCCCCTCACGTCCGCCCCCTCCAGACCCCGATCCGTTCAGGTGCGTGCCGCGTCTCAGCTCAGCTCCCGTGATTTGTTTTCTTGTTCCCGCTTCCTATCCCGGTTGCTTAAGCCCTCCTGCGGATTTCAGTGTCCGTGTAGTGTTCGTCTGGATGTTTGCTTGGAGCGATTTTGGGGTACAAATTCGGTGTGGCAAGTGGAGAGCGCGTGTGATGCATGGTCGTAATCTTTGTTTTAGTAGATGCGACTTTAGTGAAATCTTTAGCTTGTTCATTTCAACCAGTAGTATAATAGGAAAAGCTAAAAGCTACTTTCAGTATCAGGGGGATAGATAGTTGTCGTTGCTTGTAGTTCGAGGAAGGAATAGAATGGTTGCTTCCAGTTCTTCAGGCTTGAACTATTGTGTGGTGGACCATACCGTTGCCGTGAACCATTTTAAGTATCGGTGTTCGCGAGGTGTTCGAAACGGAAGGAGCTGTATGTTTCTCTAACTTGTAGTGCTACGGGTACTTCTTCTGCTGGTAGAATTGGTTGGTTCAGTTGAAATGAACTGACGACACAAAGCGCTGAACTTAGGAGAAGTACATGGCTGTGTGTAAATTTTGCTTCACATCAATTATTCTCTCTGATCGACCCTGACGAAATCTCCCTTCATCTTATCCGCAGTGACCAAACATGGCGCCATCCATGAGCCTCGCCGCGAAAGGGCTGCTCCCCTTCGCGGCGCTCCCCTCGAGCGGCAGGCCGGTGTCCGTGACCGCTTCCCTGGAGCACAAGCCAAGCGACTCCAAgaggaagctcctgaagctcgcgCTCGGAGGCGTCGGGCTGCCCGCCTTGTTGAGCGCGAAGAAGGCCCTCGCCGATGACCAGGGCGTCTCTTCCTCGAGGATGTCCTACTCGAGGTTCCTCGAGTACCTCGACAAGGACAGGGTGAAGAAGGTCGACCTGTTCGAGAACGGGACGATCGCCATCGTCGAGGCCATCTCTCCCGAGCTCGGCAACCGCGTGCAGAGGGTTCGTGTGCAGCTTCCCGGTCTGAGCCAGGAGCTTCTCCAGAAGCTGAGGGAGAAGAACATTGATTTTGCTGCGCATAACCAGCAGGAGGACTCTGGTTCTCTGCTGTTCAACCTTATTGGGAACCTGGCCTTCCCGCTTATCCTCATCGGTGGTCTGTTCTTGCTGTCAAGGAGAGGATCAGGTGGCATGGGTGGGCCTAATGGCCCTGGGTTTCCCCTTGGTTTTGGCCAGTCTAAAGCTAAGTTCCAGATGGAGCCCAACACCGGTGTTACGTTTGATGATGTTGCTGGTGTTGATGAGGCAAAGCAGGACTTCATGGAAGTCGTTGAGTTCTTGAAGAAGCCAGAGAGGTTCACCGCTGTTGGTGCCCGCATTCCCAAGGGTGTGCTGCTTGTTGGCCCTCCTGGAACTGGTAAGACTTTGCTTGCCAAGGCGATCGCAGGGGAAGCTGGCGTGCCGTTTTTCTCGATATCGGGATCGGAGTTTGTGGAGATGTTTGTTGGTGTCGGTGCTTCCCGTGTCCGTGATCTTttcaagaaggccaaggagaatGCTCCTTGCATCGTGTTTGTTGATGAAATTGATGCTGTTGGAAGGCAGAGAGGAACCGGTATCGGTGGTGGGAATGATGAAAGGGAGCAGACTCTCAATCAGCTGTTGACTGAGATGGATGGTTTTGAGGGGAACACTGGAATCATTGTTGTTGCTGCCACCAACAGGGCTGACATCTTGGATTCTGCGTTACTTAGACCTGGACGCTTTGACAGACAGGTTAGTTTCTTTCGGGTTATTTTTAAGGTTAACATTTGTCTTGATTCCATTTGCACATTCTAAACCTTATTTGCATATTCTTATCATCATAACTGTTCCTGCTACACGGTTTACCTTTATTTGCTTTGTATTAGTAAAACACAAGTCCAATGCGTTTAATCCATTGCTTGAGTTATCTTCCAGTATATTAAAAGTTAGACCACCTATCACCTATTTGTAAGTATTAAGGATCCTCCTTGACAATACATTCTTACTTCTTCCACAGGTGAGTGTTGATGTTCCTGATGTACGTGGAAGGACTGAGATTCTAAAGGTGCACGGTAGCAACAAGAAGTTTGATACCGATGTTTCTCTTGAGGTCATAGCAATGAGAACACCTGGGTTCAGTGGAGCAGACTTAGCGAATCTTTTGAATGAAGCAGCCATACTAGCAGGCCGACGTGGGAGGACAGGAATTTCCTCGAAGGAGATTGACGATTCAATCGACAGAATAGTGGCTGGCATGGAAGGAACTGTCATGACAGATGGGAAGAGCAAAAGCCTTGTTGCGTACCATGAAGTTGGGCATGCAGTTTGCGGGTAAGAGATAATCTGCATCTGTGCTGATCTATTTCATTGGGATTGGGATAGATTAGGATGACTGGGCACTTCCTCTAGTTCATTAAAATACTGTTCTAAGGTGCATGGATGTGTTAATATGATCTGAAATGGTAGTGTTGGGGAAACTACAGATCATTTTGTGCAGCAAAGACTCTAACCTCCTTTTTGCATGCATTGCCCATTCGCTGGGTGTAGCAGGAGTCTCTTTATGCATATTTTTTCTGAAAAAGATACTGTATGCTTGTGGTTTTAGGCTTTTGTCTGCCCTTTGTTCATTATACTACTTCCATGCCAAGTTTCCAGTAACAAGTTTCATATGACCATTTTACTCTTTGCAGAACTTTGACGCCTGGCCATGACCCCGTCCAAAAGGTTACATTGGTTCCAAGAGGTCAAGCTCGTGGTCTCACCTGGTTCATTCCTATGGATGACCCGACGCTCATCTCTAGGCAGCAACTCTTTGCCAGAATCGTTGGTGGTCTTGGTGGTAGAGCTGCTGAGGAGATCATCTTTGGAGATTCTGAGGTGACCACTGGAGCTGCTGGTGACTTGCAGCAGATCACTGGCTTAGCGAAGCAGGTATACTGTAGAACTTTCCTCTTTTTACAATAGCAAAAACTGTAGCAACAATAATGCAGCTCCTTCCGAACTATTTATGGCTGTGACCTATATGCTGATGCGCCTGGCTATTAAATGAATTCAAAGAACAAAGTATGCAGCACACTCATGTGCTGTACATGCTGCTAGAATTTGCAGCATTTTTGAACATTTTGCCTTAACTATTGACCTTTGCCACCGGTTTGTACTGATCACGATGCTTCTTCAGATGGTGGTCACATTCGGCATGTCAGACATCGGTCCATGGTCTCTGATGGATGGAGCGCAGAGCGGGGATGTCATCATGAGAATGATGGCGAGGAACTCCATGTCTGAGAAGCTCGCACTGGACATCGATTCAGCCATTAAGCAGTTGTCAGACCAGGCCTACGAGATCGCTCTGCAACAGATCAGGGACAACCGTGTGGCTATGGACAAGATCGTGGAGGTGCTCCTCGAGAAGGAGACACTGAGCGGCGACGAGTTCCGGGCCATTCTTTCCGAGTTCACGGAGATCCCTGTCGAGAACCAGATTCCTCCAACCCCACAGGCAGCCGTCCCGGTCTAAGTTCGCGTAGCTTTTATAGGGTTGGAAATTTGTTGTTGTAAGATGTTCATATTTTCGATTCTTGGTGTAAACTAATTCTACAGTCACCTGCCGGAATTTTTCGGTGTACGACATGTAACTTACTCGTGGTTAATTATAAATGTAATTACCTGAAAAAGGATTTTGCGCAAGATCTCCCATGGGAACCCTGTTCTTTTAATGCAGTGAGATTTCTAAAAGGAAAAAAGATGGTACTGAAGCCTAATGCCCTAGATTTGTGACGGTAGAGAAAGGACCCAAAACCATTGCCACCTGCTGGGCTCTGCAAATGGCTGACTATGAATTTCATTACAAGTAAATTTACATATCAACCGATGGATTAAACTATGGCAATGTTTGGTCATTTGTAACCATATGGCTAGAGTATCATTTGGgcgattttgacaaaaataacccacttgtgaaagaaaagcacagactgaccctctggccaaactatttcactcatctaacccttttgtgtggcgcccatgcgagCGGCGTCactcgcccatccgacgtggcgcggTCGACGCTGATGTGTGCTCGACTTTGACGTGGTAGGatgtgtgtggcgccgatgccaagggcgccacacatccacttatgattgccaaaacatactgtaagacaattccccagggacttagccgttttggcgaccctgtttgtgtggcgccgacgccaaggGCGCCACACTTCATAGTGTGGCGCTGACGCCActggcgccacacaaacaggctcgccaaaacggctaaggactaagcgtccgaagcccctggatgttttcaacATATAAGTTGTAATGTGTGGCTCCCATGGTGTCGGCACCACACAgtgaagtgtggcgcccatggcaagggcgccacacattgacttgtgctaAACCATGAAAATTCCTACCTTATTTCAACATTTTTCAATACAATATCGCACTAGGTATGAGACAACATAATTGTTTAGATAACACATAAGGTTTGACGACATCAAGGTTAGAATTacaataaggttcgacgacatgaaggttcgagaagatcaaggttcacaCAACATCAAGGTTCGACAACATAAAGGTTCGACAATAAGAACATATCCAA contains the following coding sequences:
- the LOC124700466 gene encoding conserved oligomeric Golgi complex subunit 7-like, which gives rise to MVVVDASEFGAEGFDPKRWINAALDARHPSEPLDRFLADAEERLRAAADDAGAALERDSADALRRVPLACRDALRLREDAVALRAHVASVLQSLSQAEGSSAESITALARIDTVKQRMEAAYTTLQDAAGLAQLSQSVEDVFSSGDLPKAAETLATMRHCLSAVGEVAEFANVRKQLEVLEERLDEMVQPRLLDALSNRKVDAVQDLRGILTRIGRFKSLEVQYTKIHVKPLKKLWEDFDLKQRANRIEMEKRGSEISSTSFSSWLPSFYDETLLYLEQEWKWCSTAFPEEYRSLVPKVLVETMSELNSSFVSRVNIATGDAVPETRSVAKGVLDVISGDLPKSTKLQNKHLAALIELHNMTGTFARNIQHLFSESDLGVVLNTLKAIYTPYETFKVRYGQMERAVLSAAMTGIDIRGAISRGVGAQGIELSETVRRMEESIPQMIVLLEAAVERCISLTGGSEADELILALDDTMLQYISNLQETLKSLRTVCGLDNTAHSDSSKRDSGLEKKEAPRPLDVSEEEEWSIVQGALQVLTVADCLTSRTSVFEASLRATLARIGTNFSVSGFGSSMDKSPSGVADENSGVPLGGRAALDIATIRLTNLPDKSKKLFAVLEQSKDPRFHALPVTSQRVAAFSDKVNELVYDVLISKVRQRLSEIARLPIWSSVEEQGGLPLPSFSAYPQAYVTSVGEYLLTLPQQLEPLAEGISGNETGNDEAQFFATEWIFKVAEGATALFMEQLRGIHYITDRGALQLAADIEYLNNVLSALSMPIPPFLSTFHACISTPRDQVRSLIKSDGGSQLDLPTAHLVSKIRRIPLDQ
- the LOC124700477 gene encoding ATP-dependent zinc metalloprotease FTSH 2, chloroplastic-like — protein: MAPSMSLAAKGLLPFAALPSSGRPVSVTASLEHKPSDSKRKLLKLALGGVGLPALLSAKKALADDQGVSSSRMSYSRFLEYLDKDRVKKVDLFENGTIAIVEAISPELGNRVQRVRVQLPGLSQELLQKLREKNIDFAAHNQQEDSGSLLFNLIGNLAFPLILIGGLFLLSRRGSGGMGGPNGPGFPLGFGQSKAKFQMEPNTGVTFDDVAGVDEAKQDFMEVVEFLKKPERFTAVGARIPKGVLLVGPPGTGKTLLAKAIAGEAGVPFFSISGSEFVEMFVGVGASRVRDLFKKAKENAPCIVFVDEIDAVGRQRGTGIGGGNDEREQTLNQLLTEMDGFEGNTGIIVVAATNRADILDSALLRPGRFDRQVSVDVPDVRGRTEILKVHGSNKKFDTDVSLEVIAMRTPGFSGADLANLLNEAAILAGRRGRTGISSKEIDDSIDRIVAGMEGTVMTDGKSKSLVAYHEVGHAVCGTLTPGHDPVQKVTLVPRGQARGLTWFIPMDDPTLISRQQLFARIVGGLGGRAAEEIIFGDSEVTTGAAGDLQQITGLAKQMVVTFGMSDIGPWSLMDGAQSGDVIMRMMARNSMSEKLALDIDSAIKQLSDQAYEIALQQIRDNRVAMDKIVEVLLEKETLSGDEFRAILSEFTEIPVENQIPPTPQAAVPV